Proteins co-encoded in one Balearica regulorum gibbericeps isolate bBalReg1 chromosome 16, bBalReg1.pri, whole genome shotgun sequence genomic window:
- the TCFL5 gene encoding transcription factor-like 5 protein yields the protein MSGSAPEEPQTSIPQSTASVPDPAPIAVGPGGSSDISFGEQNLSFTTTDVSLVEMMEIEYTQLQHILYSHTEAQASEGGVEARLNSFSSPGNSADPPLHQTSLNTSQEGCSSNSTGNQSVYPVICQSGLPSDSNLLSSNPRLGYADFQELRMMLLSESNLPLNHTDKTPNSSSVEVPGHSLVKVKHGENFVGENKENILVENSALAPESRSKSAVRVRLEDRFNSIQTENPRCQEPQESGVTLNNLVTLIRQPSELIGVPLHQQENKYAALGKNKTASATPSLQFTSYPLFTMNACSTAGSANPSQAQTSGTSCTILEAAKHQDLGIPKTFSFCYQEVESTKQTVGAMNKALPEEVWIKVGDDALCKQAINRRSCSQISPLDTNIDRKPLSEIQNMREDSQSTASAQGPWQAAQSNSSVQVQSDGIAQRRERHNRMERDRRRRIRICCDELNLLVPFCTVDTDKATTLQWTTAFLKYIQERHGDSLKQEFETVFCGKTGRRLKIARSDSFAMCPVQENTHGYGDQVV from the exons ATGTCAGGATCAGCCCCAGAGGAGCCTCAGACCTCCATTCCTCAAAGCACAGCTAGTGTTCCTGATCCTGCTCCGATTGCTGTTGGACCTGGAGGCTCAAGTGACATTTCCTTTGGTGAGCAAAATCTTAGCTTCACCACCACAGATGTCAGCCTGGTGGAGATGATGGAAATTGAGTATACCCAGCTGCAGCACATACTTTACTCACATACGGAGGCACAAGCTAGTGAAGGTGGAGTGGAAGCTAGGCTCAATTCTTTCTCCTCGCCTGGTAATTCTGCAGACCCCCCTCTGCACCAGACCTCACTGAACACCAGTCAGGAGGGTTGTTCATCAAACAGCACTGGGAACCAGTCGGTTTACCCAGTTATCTGTCAGTCAGGATTACCTTCCGACAGCAATTTGCTAAGCTCAAACCCACGTTTGGGCTATGCTGACTTTCAGGAGCTCAGAATGATGTTACTTAGCGAGTCTAACCTCCCTTTGAACCACACGGATAAAACGCCTAACAGTAGCTCTGTAGAAGTCCCAGGACACAGTTTAGTAAAAGTTAAACATGGTGAAAATTTTGTTGgggagaataaagaaaacatacttgTTGAAAATTCAGCACTGGCACCAGAGTCTAGATCTAAATCTGCAGTCAGAGTTCGGTTGGAAGACAGATTCAACAGCATCCAGACAGAAAACCCCAGATGTCAAGAACCCCAAGAATCTGGAGTAACTCTTAACAA tttagtaACATTGATTCGACAGCCGTCAGAACTGATAGGTGTTCCTCTTCATCAGCAAGAAAACAAGTATGCTGCATTAGGGAAAAATAAGACTGCATCTGCCACACCTTCTTTACAGTTCACTTCTTACCCATTATTTACTATGAATGCATGTTCTACTGCTGGAAGTGCTAATCCTTCACAAGCACAG ACCTCTGGAACATCTTGCACTATTCTGGAAGCTGCCAAACATCAAGACCTTGGGATACCCAAGACATTCTCTTTCTGCTATCAGGAAGTTGAATCCACAAAACAGACAGTAGGTGCTATGAATAAAGCTTTGCCTGAGGAAGTTTGGATTAAAGTTGGAG ATGACGCTTTATGCAAGCAAGCAATAAACAGAAGAAGTTGCAGCCAAATAAGCCCATTGGATACAAACATAGATCGCAAACCTCTTAGTGAAATTCAAAATATGCGTGAGGATAGCCAGAGTACTGCATCTGCCCAGGGTCCTTGGCAGGCAGCACAGTCAAATTCAAGTGTGCAGGTGCAAAGTGATGGAATCGCTCAGCGAAGAGAAAGACACAACCGCATGGAGAGAGACCGAAG GCGCAGAATCCGAATTTGTTGTGATGAGCTGAATCTTCTGGTTCCGTTCTGTACTGTTGATACTGATAAGGCAACAACTTTACAATGGACAACTGCGTTTCTGAAGTACATTCAGGAAAGGCATGGTGATTCTCTGAAACAG gAATTTGAGACTGTGTTCTGTGGTAAAACAGGCAGGAGACTAAAAATAGCAAGATCAGACTCATTTGCAATGTGTCCAGTCCAGGAAAACACACATGGCTATGGAGACCAAGTAGTCTGA